The following coding sequences are from one Salifodinibacter halophilus window:
- a CDS encoding TldD/PmbA family protein — protein FAASTAAIDPEFRAKVAADSIGPCREAKLTAAGFLEDGQSFVAFANSKGNFGYQSATSFNYTCTVRTDDGRGSGWVGRDL, from the coding sequence CTTCGCCGCCTCCACCGCGGCGATCGACCCGGAGTTCCGGGCCAAGGTCGCCGCCGATTCGATCGGGCCGTGCCGCGAGGCCAAGCTCACCGCGGCCGGCTTCCTCGAAGACGGCCAGAGCTTCGTCGCCTTCGCCAACAGCAAGGGCAACTTCGGCTACCAGAGCGCGACCAGCTTCAACTACACCTGCACCGTGCGCACCGACGACGGCCGCGGTTCGGGCTGGGTCGGGCGCGACCT